A genome region from Brassica oleracea var. oleracea cultivar TO1000 chromosome C2, BOL, whole genome shotgun sequence includes the following:
- the LOC106323543 gene encoding protein kinase 2B, chloroplastic-like, whose translation MWHCHGSEGDSDTERISNLSYPWSLKPLITRKSEASSALHAPSKEGDVMHSQHLKSFTLDELENATGNFCPESLIGGGFGFVYKGCINGGPRIDLAVDVKKLKTEGFQGHKEWQREVDYLGRLHHPNLVKFIGYSLEDENSLLIYEYMPNGSLENHLFERGSNVFSWSLRMKIAIGAARGLCFLHDAKDHVIYRDFKASNILLDSGFNAKLSDFGLAREGPKDDRSHVTTEVIGTQGYAAPEYLPS comes from the exons ATGTGGCACTGTCATGGTTCAGAAGGTGATAGTGATACTGAAAGAATTTCGAATCTTTCGTATCCATGGAGTTTAAAACCTCTGATTACAAGAAAGAGTGAAGCTAGCAGCGCTCTACATGCACCGAGCAAAGAAGGAGACGTAATGCATTCCCAACATTTGAAGTCCTTTACGTTAGACGAGCTAGAGAATGCTACAGGAAACTTCTGTCCAGAGAGTCTCATTGGAGGAGGGTTCGGGTTTGTTTACAAGGGTTGTATTAATGGTGGACCTCGAATCGACCTCGCTGTTGATGTTAAGAAGCTTAAAACTGAAGGGTTTCAGGGCCACAAGGAGTGGCAG AGGGAAGTGGATTATCTAGGGAGATTGCATCATCCAAATCTGGTGAAATTTATTGGCTACTCCTTGGAAGACGAGAACAGTCTTCTTATCTATGAGTATATGCCTAATGGAAGCTTGGAAAATCATTTGTTTGAAA GAGGTTCCAATGTGTTTTCTTGGTCACTACGTATGAAAATCGCGATTGGTGCTGCCCGAGGACTATGTTTCTTGCATGATGCTAAGGACCACGTCATTTATAGAGACTTCAAAGCATCAAATATCCTTCTCGATTCAGGATTCAACGCCAAACTCTCAGACTTCGGATTGGCCAGAGAAGGTCCAAAAGATGACCGTTCACACGTGACAACTGAAGTCATTGGTACACAAGGTTACGCAGCTCCAGAATATCTACCCAG TTGA